A genome region from Dickeya chrysanthemi NCPPB 402 includes the following:
- the mltF gene encoding membrane-bound lytic murein transglycosylase MltF codes for MKRLTINYIFIGVIALLLTLALWPNIPWRSHQDVQLRQILSRGELRISTVTSPLTYTFSNGSPSGLDYELAKRFADYLGVRLVVSVRQNVDDLFSDLDNDNADLLAAGLIYNQERLNRFQAGPSYYSVSQQLVYRMGSARPASLDKLQGKLTVLSGSAHAATLRDLKTEKYPQLSWEVATDVSELDLLKQVADGKLDYTIADSINIGLMQRIHPQLAVSFDLSDEEPVTWYMRQNRDDSLSAALLDFFSQVMEDGTLARLEEKYLGHVGEFDYVDTTTFLSAIDNTLPGLQPLFEKHAKEIDWKLLAAISYQESHWNPLATSPTGVRGLMMLTRNTAESLDVVNRLNPEESIRGGARYLSQMMQQVPATIPADERIWFALAAYNMGYAHMMDARKLTEKQQGNPDSWADVKIRLPMLSQKRYYSQTANGYARGQEAYNYVENIRRYMVSLVGYLSEKENRALQQQLAASAYPAVPPEQLTATQPH; via the coding sequence TTGAAGCGTTTAACGATAAATTATATTTTCATCGGGGTAATCGCTTTGCTGTTGACGCTGGCACTGTGGCCAAATATTCCCTGGCGCAGTCATCAGGATGTCCAGCTAAGGCAAATCCTTTCACGTGGCGAGCTACGCATCAGCACCGTGACTTCTCCGCTGACCTATACCTTCAGCAATGGTTCCCCATCCGGGCTGGACTATGAACTGGCTAAGCGATTCGCCGACTATCTCGGCGTGCGGCTGGTGGTTTCGGTGCGCCAAAACGTTGATGATTTATTCAGCGATCTGGATAACGACAATGCCGACCTGCTGGCAGCGGGCCTTATCTATAATCAGGAGCGCCTGAACCGTTTCCAGGCCGGCCCCTCCTATTATTCAGTGTCACAGCAACTGGTCTACCGTATGGGGAGCGCTCGCCCCGCTTCGCTGGATAAGTTGCAGGGCAAACTGACCGTGCTGTCCGGCTCAGCGCACGCCGCTACGCTGCGTGACCTCAAAACCGAAAAATATCCGCAACTGAGTTGGGAAGTCGCCACCGATGTATCCGAACTGGACCTCCTGAAACAGGTAGCGGATGGGAAACTGGATTACACCATCGCCGATTCAATCAATATCGGCTTGATGCAACGCATTCACCCTCAATTGGCCGTCTCGTTCGACCTCAGCGACGAAGAGCCGGTTACCTGGTATATGCGGCAAAATCGTGACGATAGTCTTTCTGCCGCCCTGCTCGACTTCTTCAGTCAAGTGATGGAAGACGGCACTCTCGCTCGTCTGGAAGAGAAATATCTGGGGCACGTCGGCGAATTCGATTATGTGGATACCACCACCTTCCTCAGCGCCATCGACAATACCCTGCCGGGGCTGCAACCGCTGTTCGAAAAACATGCCAAAGAGATAGACTGGAAGCTGCTGGCCGCGATCTCCTATCAGGAATCGCACTGGAACCCACTGGCAACCTCGCCAACCGGGGTACGCGGCTTGATGATGCTGACACGCAATACCGCCGAAAGTCTGGATGTGGTGAATCGACTCAATCCGGAGGAAAGCATCCGCGGCGGTGCCAGATACCTAAGCCAAATGATGCAGCAGGTGCCTGCCACCATTCCGGCAGATGAGCGGATCTGGTTTGCGCTGGCGGCCTATAATATGGGTTACGCGCACATGATGGATGCCCGCAAGCTGACGGAAAAACAGCAAGGTAATCCGGACAGTTGGGCCGATGTCAAAATACGCCTGCCGATGCTCAGCCAGAAACGCTATTACAGCCAGACCGCCAACGGTTATGCCCGTGGTCAGGAAGCGTACAATTATGTGGAAAATATCCGGCGCTACATGGTCAGCCTGGTGGGATATCTTTCTGAGAAGGAAAACCGGGCATTACAACAGCAACTGGCCGCCAGCGCCTACCCTGCCGTACCGCCGGAGCAACTGACGGCTACTCAGCCTCATTGA
- a CDS encoding YfhL family 4Fe-4S dicluster ferredoxin, whose product MALLITAKCINCDMCEPECPNQAISMGDEIYEIDPLRCTECVGHYETPTCQKVCPIDNTILKDANHLESHDQLWEKFVLLHHADQL is encoded by the coding sequence ATGGCGCTACTGATTACCGCGAAATGCATTAACTGCGATATGTGTGAGCCGGAATGCCCCAATCAGGCGATATCAATGGGGGATGAAATCTACGAAATTGATCCGTTACGCTGTACGGAATGCGTCGGTCACTATGAGACGCCGACCTGCCAAAAGGTCTGCCCCATCGACAACACGATCCTCAAAGACGCTAATCATCTTGAAAGCCATGATCAGCTGTGGGAAAAATTTGTCCTGTTGCACCACGCCGATCAGTTGTAA
- the pdeH gene encoding cyclic-guanylate-specific phosphodiesterase, whose protein sequence is MAEHIVQQNSHFNQPGSEASISGEVQFADADYCHSCHRRYRFQPIYRTSGRLMGIELLTAVFHPSMPQKFLSPEHYFARLNVAERLNIVIEQLQLLNQWHERFVRDGLRASVNIDGLTLLALQENKQAKKLLTTMPWLRFELVESLAVLPHEMLAALPEASQLWLDDFGCGMANFSSLSLVKYDCIKIARELFIMLLKSEEGRKLFPSLVTLIATYCNDVVIEGVETEEEWNIVKQSNASAAQGYFLSRPQPFENMEDLRYEL, encoded by the coding sequence ATGGCGGAACATATAGTGCAGCAAAACAGTCACTTTAATCAGCCCGGCTCTGAAGCCTCCATTTCCGGGGAGGTGCAGTTCGCAGATGCTGATTACTGTCACAGCTGCCACAGGCGATACAGATTTCAACCCATTTACCGTACCTCTGGCCGTTTGATGGGAATTGAGTTACTAACAGCTGTTTTTCACCCATCCATGCCGCAGAAGTTCTTATCTCCCGAACACTACTTTGCCCGCCTCAACGTTGCAGAACGCCTGAATATTGTTATCGAGCAGCTACAGCTACTTAACCAGTGGCATGAGCGCTTTGTTCGGGATGGATTACGCGCCTCTGTCAACATTGATGGATTGACCTTGCTGGCTTTGCAGGAAAATAAGCAGGCTAAAAAACTACTGACGACAATGCCGTGGTTGCGTTTCGAACTGGTTGAAAGTCTTGCTGTTTTACCGCACGAGATGTTGGCTGCGTTGCCTGAAGCCAGCCAGCTCTGGCTGGATGATTTCGGTTGCGGCATGGCTAACTTCTCCTCGCTGTCGCTGGTAAAATATGATTGCATCAAGATTGCCCGCGAGCTTTTCATCATGTTGCTTAAAAGCGAAGAGGGCAGAAAGCTGTTTCCATCACTGGTTACGCTGATTGCCACTTACTGCAATGATGTGGTGATTGAAGGGGTTGAAACTGAAGAGGAGTGGAACATTGTCAAACAATCGAACGCTTCCGCAGCGCAAGGGTATTTCTTGTCTCGTCCTCAACCTTTTGAAAATATGGAAGATCTTCGTTATGAATTGTAA
- a CDS encoding type I secretion system permease/ATPase: MNTHYEQPSGGEEYPQQHQDPRIRHDDPLLDCLLVLCRLQGKPTSRTTLTAGLPLEELRLPVSLLPRAAARAGLRARILKRSLNAIPAMSLPAMLLLREGRAAILLGWTEEGNARLMTGETEGGEIEVGHNTLQQNYLGLVMFAQPAHRFDVSPTTILPRSKTWFRDTLKRSRALYLDAIVASLLINIIALFVPLFVMQVYDRVIPNQTTTTLWVLASGLGIALLFDLILRILRSICLNIAGKKIDLILSATLFERLIGSMLSAFPTRIGSVAHRVKEFQALCNELSSLSLSTLLDVLFAIIMLILLGILGGPLIWVPLLTIPLVLLINRLLYYPTLAALKHSRQLTDERQALLTETLSGLSAIKINNAEGERQRQWEHISSDISRLDLRAKNLSSLAFHLTQSCRHLAGVIVIVAGVYLFQDVQLTLGALFACYLLNSYALTALGPLSELCLRYQQTRLTLQETQELMALPQERGEQHAPLKRENTQGSVEFRDVTFSYPEQKNRALIDINLSIRPGEKVGIIGRTGSGKSSLEKLVVSLYQPTHGNLLIDGIDARQLDIADLRHHIGYVPQDIQLFSGTLRDNLICGARYVEDDAMLRVADIAGVNDFARLHPDGYNLQVGERGMCLSGGQKQAVAIARALLLDPPILVLDEPTSAMDNSSEDRFKQALQLYLANKTLLLVTHRVSMLTLVDRLIIVDKGRIIADGPKAIVLDALKKGQINASR, translated from the coding sequence ATGAATACACACTATGAGCAGCCATCAGGCGGCGAGGAATATCCCCAGCAACATCAGGATCCTCGCATCCGCCATGACGACCCTTTGCTTGATTGCCTGCTGGTACTGTGTCGCTTACAAGGGAAACCGACCAGCCGCACCACCTTGACGGCAGGATTACCGCTGGAAGAGCTGCGTTTGCCCGTCAGCCTGCTGCCTCGCGCCGCTGCACGAGCCGGTTTGCGCGCCCGGATACTTAAGCGCTCGTTAAATGCTATTCCGGCCATGTCACTGCCCGCGATGTTATTACTGCGCGAAGGTCGCGCCGCCATTCTGCTAGGCTGGACGGAAGAGGGTAATGCCCGTCTGATGACGGGTGAAACCGAAGGCGGCGAAATTGAGGTCGGCCACAATACGTTGCAACAAAACTATCTGGGATTGGTCATGTTCGCACAGCCGGCCCATCGCTTCGATGTATCGCCGACAACGATATTACCGCGCAGCAAAACCTGGTTCCGCGACACCCTGAAACGATCCCGCGCGTTGTATCTGGATGCCATTGTCGCCAGTCTGCTCATTAATATTATCGCGCTGTTCGTTCCACTGTTTGTTATGCAGGTCTATGACCGGGTGATTCCTAATCAAACGACAACGACGTTATGGGTGCTGGCTTCCGGTCTTGGCATTGCATTGCTGTTTGACCTTATCTTACGGATATTACGCAGTATTTGTCTGAATATTGCCGGTAAAAAAATCGATCTCATCCTTTCCGCTACATTATTCGAGCGCCTGATCGGCTCGATGCTGTCGGCCTTCCCGACGCGGATCGGCTCTGTGGCGCATCGCGTGAAGGAGTTTCAGGCGCTGTGCAATGAGTTATCATCGCTGTCGCTGAGCACTCTGCTCGATGTGCTATTCGCAATTATCATGCTGATTTTACTCGGTATATTAGGTGGCCCGCTGATCTGGGTACCGTTGCTGACCATCCCGCTGGTCCTGTTGATCAATCGGCTGCTGTATTACCCGACCCTGGCGGCACTGAAGCATTCACGTCAACTCACCGACGAACGACAGGCGCTATTGACTGAAACGCTGAGCGGACTCAGTGCCATCAAGATCAATAATGCAGAAGGTGAACGCCAACGCCAGTGGGAACACATCAGCAGCGATATTAGCCGGTTGGATTTGAGGGCAAAAAACCTCTCATCCCTTGCCTTTCATTTGACGCAATCATGCCGACACCTGGCCGGCGTCATCGTTATCGTCGCAGGTGTTTACCTGTTTCAAGATGTGCAGTTAACACTGGGCGCTCTGTTTGCCTGTTACCTGCTCAACAGCTATGCATTGACGGCACTGGGCCCCTTATCCGAGTTATGTCTTCGCTACCAACAAACCCGGTTAACGCTGCAAGAAACCCAGGAATTAATGGCATTACCGCAAGAAAGAGGAGAGCAACACGCGCCTCTGAAACGCGAAAATACCCAGGGTAGCGTTGAGTTCCGCGATGTCACATTCAGCTATCCCGAGCAGAAAAACCGTGCGCTGATCGATATTAATCTGTCAATTCGTCCGGGTGAAAAAGTCGGCATCATAGGCCGTACCGGCTCAGGGAAAAGCTCGCTGGAGAAATTGGTCGTCAGCCTTTATCAACCTACCCATGGCAACCTATTGATCGACGGTATTGATGCACGCCAACTCGATATTGCCGACCTGCGCCATCACATCGGCTACGTACCGCAGGATATTCAACTCTTCAGCGGTACGTTGCGTGACAACCTGATCTGCGGCGCCCGCTACGTTGAGGATGACGCCATGTTGCGAGTCGCCGATATCGCCGGCGTCAACGATTTCGCCCGGTTGCATCCGGATGGCTACAATCTACAAGTCGGCGAACGAGGAATGTGCCTGTCGGGTGGTCAAAAACAAGCGGTAGCCATTGCCCGCGCATTACTGCTTGACCCACCCATTCTGGTGCTGGATGAGCCGACCAGCGCGATGGACAACAGCAGTGAAGATCGCTTTAAACAGGCTCTGCAACTTTATCTCGCCAACAAAACATTATTGTTGGTGACACACCGGGTATCCATGCTGACACTGGTGGATCGACTCATTATCGTGGACAAAGGACGCATTATTGCCGATGGTCCTAAAGCTATTGTGCTGGATGCATTAAAGAAGGGGCAGATCAATGCGTCTCGCTAA
- a CDS encoding bifunctional diguanylate cyclase/phosphodiesterase — protein MYEIIITLLIVLLGISSARSRKFQEKANAEQKKQDFLNMVFFAAEYSPSSIMIANENSEIVYVNRQFTVMSGYDAEEVIGRKTNILSSGMTNASVYEELWSTLNKGEIWNGEFVNRKKNGQLYWEKASIVKIYNKASDAVQYVSIKMDITERKTQEHHDNSYNRALELLSSGAPLKDILDAIIFSVEEKNPGRIVCSVLLVDKEKKCLTLGSAPSLPGFYKNAIHNVKIADGAASFGSAAYSGKRVIAEDISTHPHWALYKGLALYAGLRSCWSEPIFGQNKEILGVLSVYHRKVYSPTEDEIASIEKSAQLVAVAIERYRAIDMLRRSEEHYRQLAHYDSLTSLANGLTFAEQMEQAIQLSRQTNRKIALMFLDLDKFKQINDTFGHATGDLLLKEAAARMRGAVRETDTVYRRSGDEFIILLQGIKEVENTLYVADKIHHALNEPFYIEGKKLDISCSIGIALYPEHGTDSLTLAINADAAMYQAKALGRSQTQIYHDLNTHQ, from the coding sequence GTGTATGAAATTATAATAACCCTATTAATAGTACTCTTAGGGATTTCTTCGGCAAGAAGCCGTAAATTTCAGGAAAAAGCCAACGCAGAACAAAAAAAGCAGGACTTCCTGAACATGGTGTTCTTCGCCGCTGAATACAGCCCGTCATCTATTATGATCGCTAATGAAAACAGTGAGATTGTGTACGTAAACCGTCAGTTTACCGTTATGTCGGGCTATGACGCGGAAGAAGTGATCGGTCGCAAGACGAATATATTGAGCTCAGGCATGACCAATGCCAGTGTGTATGAAGAACTCTGGTCCACCTTGAATAAAGGCGAGATCTGGAACGGCGAGTTCGTCAATCGTAAGAAAAACGGTCAGTTGTATTGGGAAAAGGCCAGCATCGTTAAGATATATAATAAAGCCAGCGATGCGGTTCAGTATGTCAGCATAAAAATGGATATCACTGAGCGCAAGACTCAGGAACACCATGACAACTCCTACAACCGTGCGCTGGAGTTGTTGTCGAGCGGTGCGCCATTGAAGGATATTCTGGATGCGATCATCTTCAGCGTTGAGGAGAAAAACCCCGGCCGAATTGTCTGTTCTGTCCTGCTGGTGGATAAGGAAAAGAAATGCCTGACGCTTGGCTCTGCTCCCAGCCTGCCGGGTTTTTACAAGAATGCTATCCACAACGTGAAGATAGCCGATGGCGCCGCGTCGTTTGGTTCGGCGGCTTATTCTGGCAAACGCGTTATTGCCGAGGACATTTCCACACATCCCCATTGGGCGCTATATAAAGGCCTGGCATTGTATGCCGGGTTGCGTTCTTGTTGGTCTGAACCTATTTTTGGGCAGAACAAAGAGATCCTGGGGGTCCTGAGTGTTTATCATCGTAAAGTCTATTCTCCAACAGAGGATGAAATCGCCTCTATTGAGAAATCGGCGCAATTGGTAGCCGTCGCGATCGAGCGCTACCGGGCGATTGATATGTTGCGTCGTAGTGAAGAGCATTATCGGCAATTGGCCCATTACGATTCTCTGACCTCATTGGCTAATGGCCTGACGTTCGCCGAGCAGATGGAACAGGCGATCCAGTTGTCCCGCCAGACAAACCGGAAGATTGCGTTGATGTTTCTCGATCTGGATAAGTTTAAGCAGATTAATGACACCTTCGGTCATGCAACCGGGGATCTTCTGTTAAAAGAGGCGGCGGCGCGCATGCGGGGAGCGGTGCGCGAGACTGATACGGTTTATCGCCGCAGCGGAGACGAATTTATCATCTTGTTGCAGGGCATTAAGGAGGTTGAAAATACCTTGTATGTTGCGGACAAGATTCACCATGCGCTTAATGAACCTTTCTATATTGAAGGAAAGAAGTTAGATATCTCATGTAGCATCGGGATAGCGTTGTACCCTGAGCATGGAACGGATTCATTAACGTTGGCAATCAATGCCGATGCTGCAATGTATCAGGCGAAGGCATTGGGACGCAGTCAGACTCAGATCTATCATGACCTGAACACCCATCAATAA
- a CDS encoding HlyD family efflux transporter periplasmic adaptor subunit has protein sequence MRLAKFVHYFNTYFFNNTYFFNHHPQEPQASPAAGQAYEENTPRLIRLSIWIMLAFMLFLIGWAAVAKMDEAVFATGKTLSQSPRYRVQATQAGELSDLYVHEGQLVNIGTPLMQLENTQQNNASGTTASQLSLIVSPIRGIIKHILVDTNSEQILPGRTLMEITPLDDTLLIEAQVRLQDIAFLRPGQEAIMAFTTYDYTIFGRLKGYIEQIGQDMVTDQTGNSFYLVQLRTEKNYLGTIDKPLLILPGMTARVDIITGRKTLLSYLLKPIRQARAEALRER, from the coding sequence ATGCGTCTCGCTAAATTCGTTCATTACTTCAATACCTATTTCTTCAACAATACCTATTTCTTCAACCATCATCCGCAGGAACCGCAGGCGTCACCCGCTGCCGGTCAGGCATATGAGGAAAACACGCCCCGGCTTATTCGGCTATCAATCTGGATTATGTTGGCTTTTATGCTGTTTCTTATTGGCTGGGCGGCGGTTGCTAAAATGGATGAAGCCGTCTTTGCAACCGGAAAAACCCTCAGTCAGTCACCCCGATATCGGGTACAGGCAACACAAGCGGGTGAACTCAGCGACCTGTATGTCCATGAAGGGCAACTCGTCAACATCGGCACGCCTCTGATGCAACTGGAGAATACGCAACAAAATAATGCATCAGGCACGACAGCCAGTCAGCTCTCGCTGATCGTCTCTCCCATACGCGGCATCATCAAGCACATCCTGGTTGATACCAACAGTGAGCAGATTCTTCCCGGCCGTACGCTGATGGAAATCACGCCGCTGGACGACACCTTACTGATCGAAGCGCAAGTCAGGCTACAGGATATCGCGTTTTTACGCCCTGGGCAGGAAGCGATAATGGCTTTTACAACTTACGACTACACTATATTCGGCAGGCTAAAAGGGTATATCGAACAAATTGGTCAGGACATGGTGACGGATCAGACGGGTAACAGTTTCTATCTTGTTCAGTTACGCACGGAGAAAAATTATCTGGGGACTATCGATAAGCCGTTGCTCATCCTCCCCGGCATGACAGCCCGCGTGGATATTATTACCGGCAGAAAAACGTTGTTGAGCTACCTGCTGAAACCAATACGGCAAGCCAGAGCGGAAGCCCTGCGTGAGAGATAA
- the tadA gene encoding tRNA adenosine(34) deaminase TadA, producing the protein MSSPMDDEFWMRHALSLAQRAWDEGEVPVGAVLVQGGNVIGEGWNRPIGRHDPTAHAEMMALQQGGQTLQNYRLLETTLYITLEPCVMCAGAMIHSRISRLVYGAVDAKTGAAGSLVDILRHPGMNHHIMITDGVLADECSELLSRFFRMRRQQQRDARAGRDVVDPG; encoded by the coding sequence ATGAGTAGTCCAATGGATGATGAATTCTGGATGCGCCATGCACTGTCGTTGGCGCAACGGGCCTGGGACGAAGGCGAAGTACCGGTTGGCGCCGTATTGGTGCAAGGGGGAAATGTTATTGGCGAAGGTTGGAATCGGCCGATAGGTCGTCATGACCCTACTGCACATGCGGAGATGATGGCGTTACAACAGGGCGGGCAGACGTTACAAAACTATCGTTTGTTGGAAACCACCTTGTATATCACGCTGGAACCCTGCGTGATGTGTGCCGGCGCCATGATTCACAGCCGCATCAGTCGGCTGGTGTATGGCGCAGTTGATGCCAAAACCGGTGCCGCCGGTTCGCTGGTGGATATTCTGCGCCATCCTGGGATGAATCATCACATCATGATCACGGACGGCGTGCTGGCCGATGAGTGTTCTGAGCTGCTGAGCCGGTTTTTCCGTATGCGTCGTCAGCAGCAGCGTGACGCCCGTGCCGGGCGCGACGTCGTCGATCCCGGCTGA
- the murQ gene encoding N-acetylmuramic acid 6-phosphate etherase, translated as MDFGALVSEARNPASMNLDQLSTLEMVSLFNQEDHRVPEAIREVLPAIAQAVDAAAACLKSGGRIIYLGAGTSGRLGILDASECPPTFGVPHGVVVGLIAGGPGALLKAVEGAEDNPALGEADLTALTLTPVDMVIGLAASGRTPYVIGGLHYARTMGCRTAAISCNPHSPIAQAADIAISPLVGPEVLTGSTRLKSGTAQKLVLNMISTGAMVRLGKVYQNLMVDVKATNVKLVDRACRILMEATGVDRETAQQCLAQTDYDVKPAIVMVVTGCNVQQARERLVENGGYLRDALYTEKAKSQEE; from the coding sequence ATGGATTTCGGTGCATTGGTATCAGAGGCACGTAACCCGGCATCCATGAATCTGGACCAATTGTCCACGTTAGAAATGGTGTCTTTGTTCAATCAGGAAGATCATCGGGTACCTGAGGCTATTCGTGAGGTTCTGCCGGCGATAGCGCAGGCAGTAGATGCGGCGGCCGCGTGTCTGAAGAGCGGTGGGCGCATTATCTATCTGGGTGCCGGTACCAGCGGCCGTCTTGGCATCCTTGATGCTTCGGAATGCCCGCCTACTTTCGGCGTGCCGCATGGCGTCGTCGTCGGGTTAATTGCCGGGGGACCGGGGGCTTTGCTTAAAGCGGTTGAGGGGGCGGAAGATAACCCGGCGTTAGGCGAAGCCGATTTGACCGCACTGACGCTAACACCTGTGGATATGGTGATCGGCCTTGCGGCATCGGGGAGAACGCCGTATGTGATTGGCGGTTTGCACTACGCGCGAACAATGGGATGTCGCACTGCTGCTATTTCCTGCAATCCGCATTCGCCGATTGCTCAGGCTGCCGATATCGCCATTTCTCCGCTGGTAGGGCCGGAAGTGTTGACGGGATCCACCCGGTTGAAATCCGGTACGGCGCAAAAATTAGTGTTGAACATGATTTCCACCGGTGCCATGGTGCGGTTGGGCAAGGTATACCAGAACCTGATGGTGGATGTGAAAGCCACCAACGTCAAACTCGTGGATCGCGCCTGCCGTATTCTGATGGAAGCTACCGGCGTTGATCGTGAAACGGCGCAACAATGTCTGGCGCAGACCGATTATGACGTCAAACCCGCCATCGTCATGGTTGTGACAGGTTGTAATGTACAACAGGCCAGAGAACGGTTAGTGGAAAACGGGGGTTATCTGCGTGATGCGTTGTATACGGAAAAAGCGAAAAGCCAAGAGGAATGA
- the acpS gene encoding holo-ACP synthase: protein MAILGLGTDIVEIARIEAIVGRSGDRLAQRVLSEQEWKQYQVHSQPIRFLAKRFAVKEAAAKAFGTGIRDGLAFAQFEVLNDSLGKPSLRFLARAAELAQTMGVRHVHVSLADERHYACATVIIEG from the coding sequence ATGGCGATTTTAGGTCTCGGCACGGATATTGTCGAAATCGCACGTATTGAGGCGATCGTTGGTCGTTCCGGCGATCGCCTTGCTCAGCGTGTGCTTAGCGAGCAGGAATGGAAGCAATATCAGGTCCATTCCCAGCCTATTCGTTTTCTGGCGAAGCGTTTTGCCGTGAAAGAGGCCGCAGCCAAGGCATTTGGAACCGGTATTCGAGACGGCCTGGCGTTTGCTCAGTTTGAAGTACTTAACGATTCACTGGGAAAACCCAGTCTGCGTTTTCTGGCACGCGCCGCCGAACTGGCACAGACCATGGGGGTCAGGCATGTTCATGTGTCACTGGCCGATGAGCGGCACTACGCTTGCGCCACCGTGATTATCGAAGGGTAA